DNA sequence from the Lysinibacillus sp. OF-1 genome:
AGGGGTAACCATTGATCGTCAATGTGGCTCTAGCCAACAGGCCGTCCATTTTGCAGCACAGGCCATTCTAGCGGGGGATATGGATATTGTCATTGCTGGTGGCGTGGAAAGTATGTCAAGGGTACAGATGGGCTCAAATATGCAAAATGCACATGCTGGCAAACGCTTACAGGAGAATTATGATATTATCCATCAAGGATTATCAGCGGAGAAAATCGCCTCACAATGGTCTTTATCAAAAGAACAGCTCAATAGCTATGCTTATCAAAGCCATCAACGAGCAATCGCAGCCATTGAAGCAGGTCATTTCAAAGATGAAATACTACCTATTCGAGTTCCACAGGAGGATGGATCAGTGACAACATTTACTGTTGATGAAGGTCCTCGTGCAGAAACAACTGTCGATATTTTAAATGGGCTAAAAACTGTTTTTCAAGAGGATGGCGTTATTACTGCTGGCAATGCAAGTCAGATGAGTGATGGGGCATCAGCGGTAGTGGTGATGTCCTTGGATAAAGCCCAGGAACTTGGTATTCAGCCACTTGCTAAAATTGTGGCAAGAGTGGTCGTAGGCTCTGATCCAACATTAATGTTAACAGGGCCAATCGAAGCTACGAGAAAAGCGCTAGAACGATCAGGTCTCAACATAGAGGATATCGACACATATGAGGTAAATGAAGCCTTTGCACCAGTACCGCTCGCATGGCTACAGGACATGGGTGGAGATCCGAAGAAGCTCAATCCTGATGGGGGAGCGATTGCATTAGGGCATCCATTAGGGGCAACTGGTACAAAATTGTTAACGACTATGTTATATCGCATGGAGCGAGAAAATTATCGTTACGGCTTACTGGCAATCTGTGAGGGAATGGGGATGGCAAATGCCACGATCATCGAAAAAATGTAAGGGGGATATGTTTGATGAAACATCATGAAGTGGTAGCGGTAGTAACGGGTGGTGCTTCAGGTTTAGGGGAGGCAACTGTCCGTCACCTTGTTGAACGAGGTGGCAAAGCGGTTGTTTTTGATGTCAATGATGAACGTGGACAAGCTCTAGTAGAGGAATTAGGGCAAAATGTCATCTATGCACGAGTGGATGTTACGAAGGAGGAGGACGTGGCAACAGGTCTTGAGCAGGCCATTGCAGCATTTGGCAAGATTAATGTAGCGGTGAATTGTGCTGGCATTGCTGATGCGAGTAAAGTGATTTCGAAGCGAGGCGTACATGCCCTTGCTTTATTTGAAAAAGTGATCACTGTTAATTTAATTGGTACATTTAATGTCATCCGTCTAGTCGCGGAGAAAATGCAGCACAATGAGTCGAATGAGGATGGGCAGAGAGGTGTTATTATTAATACTGCGTCTGTGGCTGCATTTGATGGTCAAATTGGACAAGCAGCTTATAGTGCGTCAAAGGGTGGAGTGGCAGCGATGACATTGCCAATTGCACGAGAACTTGCGGAGATCGGTGTACGTGTGATGACCATCGCGCCAGGTTTAATTGAAACACCGATGTTTGCTTCGTTACCTGAGCCTGCAAGAACAGCTCTTGCTCAAATGACACCATTCCCTAAGCGGCTTGGAAAACCTTCGGAGTATGCCCTTTTAGTTGAAAGTATTATCCATAATGGTTTGTTAAATGGTGAGGTCATTCGTCTGGATGGTGCGATCCGTATGCAGCCTAAGTAACAACAACAATATTTAATTTTTGAAGTGGTTTGTCGCAGCTAGTAGTCTTGGTCGTTTCAAAATTTGATGTATGAAGGGACGCGGTATAATGCATATGATGGACACACCTTTATTATTAACAAGTTTTTTGAATCGCGCAGAACGATTTTTTCATTCGAAGAAAATTTATTCTAGAACAAGTGCGACAACTATTCATGAGTTTACGTATAAAGAATATGTTAAACGAACGCGCCGATTAGCGGATGCACTTACCAAGCTTGGAATGGAGCGAGGTATGAAGGTAGGCACATTTGCTTGGAATCACCATCGACATTTGGAAGCCTATTTTGCAGTCCCATGTGCAGGAGCAGTACTGCATATGATTAATATTCGGTTAGCACCTGAGCACATTGCTTATGTCATCAATCATGCAGAGGATGAAATATTACTAATTGATGATAATCTAGTACCACTTATTGCACCAATCTTGTCACAGCTGAAAACGGTAAAACATTTTATCATTATGGGAGATGCTGTTGCAGTCGAATCTATCCCCATCCCAAATGCTCTTTCTTATGAGGCTTTGCTCGCTGAGGCCAATGAACATTTCGTATTCCCAGAAGATTTAGATGAAAATACACCTGCTGGCATGTGCTATACAAGTGCAACGACAGGCATGCCCAAGGGAGTTGTTTATACTCATCGTAGCATCGTTCTGCATAGTTTAACGGCTGGCCTTGCTGATAGTATTGCTATTTGTGAATCGGATGTAGTGTTACCAGTTGTCCCAATGTTCCATGCTAATGCATGGGGATTACCTTTTGCCAGTGTCGCATTTGGTGCTACACAGGTCTTACCAGGTCCGATGTTTACACCACAGCTTTTACTTGAGTTATTTGACGTATATAAAGTAACGTTGACGGCAGGAGTACCTACGATATGGCTAGGGGTTTTACAGGAGCAACGTCAAAATCCGCGTGATTTATCATCGATGCGATTAATTGTTTGTGGGGGATCTGCCTCACCAATTGGCCTAATTCGAGGCTTTGAACAAGAACTCAATATCCCTTACATGACAGGCTATGGTATGACCGAGACATCACCGCTCGTAAGTCTCTCCACCTATTTAACCCATATGCAAGACTACACAGCTGATGAGAAAATGCATGTTCGAATTACGCAAGGTATGACCATGCCTCTAATTGAAACACGGGTAGTCAATGAACATGGTGAAGTGCCATGGGATGGCAAAACGATGGGAGAACTAACGATTCGAGGTCCGTGGATTGCTAATGAGTACTATCATGATGAGCGCACAGATGAAGCCTTTAAAGATGGTTGGCTCTATACAGGCGACATCGCGGTGATGACAGCAGATGGCTATATAAAAATTACCGATCGTACAAAGGATTTAATTAAGAGTGGTGGCGAATGGATTTCTTCTGTAGAGCTTGAAAATGCATTGATGTCCCATCCAAAAGTATTTGAGGCTGCTGTTATTGCTATTCCGCATGAAAAATGGTTGGAGCGACCATTAGCATGTGTGGTAGCGAAGCCTGAATTTAAAGAATCGATTACCAAGGCAGAGCTACTAGAGAGTTTACAGAAGCAATTCCATAAAACGTGGATTCCTGATGATATCGTCTTCATTGAAGAGGTACCGAAAACGTCAGTAGGTAAATTCCTAAAGGCCAAATTACGAGAAGATTTAAAGGCGTATCGCGTACAAGTTTAATACAATGGTTAGCATGAAGGTAGTGAAAAACTACCTTCATTTTTTGTGCGAAATTTATTATATATCAGTGCATCTGAACAACTACTGACTAATGCAAAAAATATTGTATTAGAAGAAGATAAATTCCTGAAAAATGAAACTATTTTTTCCATTTTGCCGTATAATCTTAGTAACGAAAGGATGTGGATGGATTGTCAATTGCCATTGTAGCGATTATTGGAGGCGTCATTATTTCATTAGCTGGGATTTTTACAGACGCTCGCACAAGACAACAAAAAATTAAACTGAAGGCTGTTGAGAAAGAAGTAGAGTTAGAAAAGCTTAGATTGGAAACGTATACGATAGAAACAGAAAAAATGCGCCTAGAATTAGAACAGTCGAAAGTGTTACTATTAGAAGAAAAACAAAATGCAAGCAAGTAGATTGGCTTACCCAAGAAAGACTATTTCAGGATTGGGACTTTTCCGCTATAATGGAAATACGACGCTAGAGGGGAAGATGACCATATGTCTGATTATGAACAATTTATAGAAGGTATTAAGCGCAAAACAGGAATAGATTTAGCGTTATATAAAGAAGCGCAAATGAAAAGACGATTAACCTCTCTTTATGAGAAAAAGGGCTATCGTAATTTTGTAGACTTTCTAAAGGCACTTGAACAAGATCGTGATTTAATGAATGAATTTTTAGATCGTATGACGATTAATGTTTCTGAATTTTATCGCAATGGAAAGCGTTGGGAAGTATTACAAAAGAAAATCTTGCCGAAGCTATTACAAACAAATAAGCGTTTAAAAATTTGGAGTGCTGCTTGTTCAACAGGAGAAGAGCCATATTCTTTAGTAATGGTATTATCTCAATTGGTGCCTTTATCTCAAATTCAAATTATTGCTACTGATTTAGATGAGAATGTCATACAAAAAGCGAAATTAGGTGTTTATCCTGAACGTTCTTTAGCAGAGGTGCCAAGTGACATTAAAGCAAAGTATTTTGAACAAGAGGGCTCCTACTATCGAGTGAAGGATGAAATTAAGCGTTGTGTAACCTTTAAGAAACATAATTTACTGAATGATTCCTACGACAGCCATTATGATTTAATTGTTTGTCGCAATGTCATGATCTATTTCACAGAAGATGCAAAAGATCAAATTTATAATAATTTTAGTAAAGCCCTGCGCAAAGATGGTATTTTATTTGTTGGCTCAACAGAGCAAATTTTTAATCCAGCACGTTATGAATTTGATGTAGAGGACACGTTCTTCTATCGGAAAAATAGCTAATAATATGGATGAAAAGCTTTGTACAAATGACCAAAATAGTCTTGTACATATAGTAAGCAAGTATTAAACATAGATATTTCATACGCTTTTCGCTTATCATAAGCAAAGGCGTATTTTTTATAAAATTTAGCACTTCACTTTAGTAGTGCAACGAGTACTTTGTCAAATGCATGTTGTATCGAAGGCGAAACGTCAGCGGCAATTATGCTGTAGCGTAATGGATACAATTCAGCACGCCATTTCAGTAGTACACCGATTTCCTTTATAGACGTCGTTCAGAATATTCGCATTTAGAACGATGGAAATGGGGTGTACTGAAAAGACATTTGTAAAAGGACTGTTTTTTTAAAGAATATATGTTATAGTGAAAAATACATACTTTAGCGAGTTGAAGGGAGAAAGTGTTTATGCGTTACTTAACAGCAGGAGAGTCACACGGACCTCAATTAACGACAATTATTGAGGGTTTACCGTCACTCTTACCCATTACAGCAGAAAAAATTAATCATGATTTAAAACGACGCCAAGGAGGTCATGGACGGGGGCGCCGCATGCAAATCGAAACAGATACAGTAGAGATTGTTGCTGGTGTTCGACATGGTCAAACACTTGGCTCTCCTGTCGCACTAGTTGTAACAAATGATGACTGGAAGCACTGGACTAAAATTATGGGTGCTGAGCCATTAGCAGATGATATTAATCCTGAAGATATTAAGCGTCAAATTTCACGACCTCGTCCAGGTCATGCGGATTTAGTTGGGGGCATGAAATATGGTCACCGTGATTTACGCAATGTATTAGAGCGTTCTTCTGCACGTGAAACAACTGTGCGTGTAGCAGTCGGCTCTGTGGCAAAAGCTTTACTCAATGAATTAGGCATTTCCATTGTTGCACATGTGACTGAAATCGTAGGAATTAAGGCAGATACATCTGTACTAGAAGGAAAAACAACAGAAGAAATTCGTGCTATTGTCGAAGCAGATCCTTGTTACTGTGCTGACCCTGTAGCGTCTGCCAAAATGGTAGAGGCTATTGATGAGGCGAAAAAAGCTGGAGATTCTATCGGTGGTGTTGTAGAAGTCATTGTCGAAGGTATGCCAGCAGGTGTCGGCTCTTATGTGCATTATGATCGTAAGCTTGATGCGAAACTAGCAGCAGCCATGCTATCGATCAATGCATTCAAAGGTGTAGAATTTGGTCTAGGTTTTGAAATGGCACGACGTAAAGGCTCTGAAGTGCATGATGAAATTATTTGGTCTGAAGAAGAGGGCTACACACGAGCAACGAATCGACTCGGTGGCTTAGAGGGCGGTATGTCAACAGGAATGCCGATTGTCGTACGTGGTGTCATGAAACCAATTCCTACATTATACAAACCATTACAAAGTGTGGATATCGAAACAAAAGAGCCATTTAAAGCAAGCGTTGAGCGCTCTGATAGCTGTGCAGTACCCGCAGCATCTGTAGTTGCAGAACATGTTATTGCCTGGGAAATAGCGAATGCTATTTTGGAGCAATTTCATAGTGATCAACTACCTCAATTACAAGCTCAAATTGACGAGCATCGTCAATATACAAAGGGGTTCTGATTTATGCGTGTACCAGTTGCAACAAAATCGCATCAGTATGAAGTTGTTCTCGGTCATCAATTTCTAACTGAAGCTGTTCAAGCATTTGCAGATAAACTTCAAAAAGCAGATAAGCTGATCGTATTTACAGATAGCAATGTTTGGGCTGCACAGGGAGATTATTTCAAGGCAAATTTCCCATATGATTTTGAGGTTTTTATTTTACCTGGTGGTGAAGCTTGTAAAACCTTTGAACAATACAATGCTGCTCAAACATTTTTATTGGAACAAAAATGCTCGCGAAAATCATTTGTTTTTGCTTTTGGGGGTGGAGCTGTCGGCGATTTAACAGGCTTCGTTGCGGCAACCTATATGCGTGGAATTCCTTTTATTCAAATTCCAACGACCATTTTAGCCCATGATTCTGCAGTTGGTGGTAAAACAGCTATTAATCATCCGTTAGGAAAGAATATGATTGGTGCATTTTATCAGCCTGAAGGTGTTATTTACGATACGGCTCTTACCGAAAGCTTATCCGAACGTGAAGTGCGTTCAGGAACAGCAGAGTTAATTAAACATGCGATGATTTCTGATTCTATTTGGTTAGAGGAATTAATGACAGCTGATTCAGTGATTCATTTTAATCAAAATGAACTGGCCAAGCAGCTGAAAAAAGGAATTGAAGTGAAAGCTCAAATCGTAGCTCAGGATGAAACAGAGCAGTCCGTTCGGAAATTTTTAAACTTAGGCCATACATATGGACATGCCATTGAGGCGGCAGCTGGTTATGGCAAAGTAGCACATGGAGAAGCCGTAATGATGGGGTTGGTCTATAGCCTATTGTTAAGCGAGCGTTACGGAAAGCTGGAGCGAGCGTTCACCAAGACATTTTTACAGTTCGCAGTGAAAAATGGCTATCCATTTGAGCCTGTGAATGATTATTCATTTGAACAGTTAACTAGTTATTTAATGAAAGATAAAAAAGTGGAATATGGCATTTTACAGTTCGTTCTTTTGGAAGAGATAGGTAAACCTTTTGTGAGAGCCGTTGATTTAGAAGAATGCAGAGAAGTAGATGCCGAATATAGACAGTTATTAGCGGAGGTGCTTGTATGATTCGTGGACTTAGAGGAGCAATAACAATTGAATCGGACAGGCCAGAGCTTGTATGGGATGAGACAGCAAGATTAGTGCGTGAGGTTGTGGCAGCAAATCATGTGGAGATCGATGATATTGCATCAATCCTTATTTCTACAACGCCAGATATTACCTCTGCATTTCCTGCCCGTGCAGTACGCTTGATGGACGGCTGGCAATATGTCCCTGTTATGTGTACACATGAAATGGATGTGCCGAACGCTTTACCTTTATGTATTCGTGTATTAATTCATGCGAACGTAGAGGTAGCCCAAAAAGATGTAAAGCACTTGTATCTCAACGATGCAGTGAAATTAAGACCAGATTTGGCGCAGGCTAAATAAGTAGAGGAGATGTTTTAGATGAAGTGGAAACAACAATTGGACGGTATGCAAGCATATAAGCCAGGGAAACCAATTGAAGAAGTACAACGTGAATACGGCTTAAAGGAAGTCATTAAATTGGCATCGAATGAAAATCCGTTTGGGTGCTCACCTAAGGTAACAGCTTATTTACAAAATAATGCAGTGAATCATGCCCTTTATCCAGATGGCTATGCACAAAATTTACGTACAGCTGTTGCGGATCATCTAGGTGTCAAGGAAACACAGCTTCTTTTTGGCAACGGCTCTGATGACATTATTGCTATTATTACGCGTGCACTGTTGTATCCAGGAGTAAATACGATTATGGCGGATCCTTCCTTCTCTCAATACTGGCACAACGCTGAAATTGAAGGTGCTGAGGTACGAAAAATTCCTTGTGTTGAAGGTGCCCACGATTTAGATAGCATGGCAGCTGCAATTGATGACCAAACATCGATTGTTTGGGTATGTAGTCCAAATAATCCTACAGGAGT
Encoded proteins:
- a CDS encoding long-chain fatty acid--CoA ligase, encoding MHMMDTPLLLTSFLNRAERFFHSKKIYSRTSATTIHEFTYKEYVKRTRRLADALTKLGMERGMKVGTFAWNHHRHLEAYFAVPCAGAVLHMINIRLAPEHIAYVINHAEDEILLIDDNLVPLIAPILSQLKTVKHFIIMGDAVAVESIPIPNALSYEALLAEANEHFVFPEDLDENTPAGMCYTSATTGMPKGVVYTHRSIVLHSLTAGLADSIAICESDVVLPVVPMFHANAWGLPFASVAFGATQVLPGPMFTPQLLLELFDVYKVTLTAGVPTIWLGVLQEQRQNPRDLSSMRLIVCGGSASPIGLIRGFEQELNIPYMTGYGMTETSPLVSLSTYLTHMQDYTADEKMHVRITQGMTMPLIETRVVNEHGEVPWDGKTMGELTIRGPWIANEYYHDERTDEAFKDGWLYTGDIAVMTADGYIKITDRTKDLIKSGGEWISSVELENALMSHPKVFEAAVIAIPHEKWLERPLACVVAKPEFKESITKAELLESLQKQFHKTWIPDDIVFIEEVPKTSVGKFLKAKLREDLKAYRVQV
- a CDS encoding 3-hydroxyacyl-CoA dehydrogenase, giving the protein MKHHEVVAVVTGGASGLGEATVRHLVERGGKAVVFDVNDERGQALVEELGQNVIYARVDVTKEEDVATGLEQAIAAFGKINVAVNCAGIADASKVISKRGVHALALFEKVITVNLIGTFNVIRLVAEKMQHNESNEDGQRGVIINTASVAAFDGQIGQAAYSASKGGVAAMTLPIARELAEIGVRVMTIAPGLIETPMFASLPEPARTALAQMTPFPKRLGKPSEYALLVESIIHNGLLNGEVIRLDGAIRMQPK
- the aroC gene encoding chorismate synthase; this encodes MRYLTAGESHGPQLTTIIEGLPSLLPITAEKINHDLKRRQGGHGRGRRMQIETDTVEIVAGVRHGQTLGSPVALVVTNDDWKHWTKIMGAEPLADDINPEDIKRQISRPRPGHADLVGGMKYGHRDLRNVLERSSARETTVRVAVGSVAKALLNELGISIVAHVTEIVGIKADTSVLEGKTTEEIRAIVEADPCYCADPVASAKMVEAIDEAKKAGDSIGGVVEVIVEGMPAGVGSYVHYDRKLDAKLAAAMLSINAFKGVEFGLGFEMARRKGSEVHDEIIWSEEEGYTRATNRLGGLEGGMSTGMPIVVRGVMKPIPTLYKPLQSVDIETKEPFKASVERSDSCAVPAASVVAEHVIAWEIANAILEQFHSDQLPQLQAQIDEHRQYTKGF
- the aroB gene encoding 3-dehydroquinate synthase — protein: MRVPVATKSHQYEVVLGHQFLTEAVQAFADKLQKADKLIVFTDSNVWAAQGDYFKANFPYDFEVFILPGGEACKTFEQYNAAQTFLLEQKCSRKSFVFAFGGGAVGDLTGFVAATYMRGIPFIQIPTTILAHDSAVGGKTAINHPLGKNMIGAFYQPEGVIYDTALTESLSEREVRSGTAELIKHAMISDSIWLEELMTADSVIHFNQNELAKQLKKGIEVKAQIVAQDETEQSVRKFLNLGHTYGHAIEAAAGYGKVAHGEAVMMGLVYSLLLSERYGKLERAFTKTFLQFAVKNGYPFEPVNDYSFEQLTSYLMKDKKVEYGILQFVLLEEIGKPFVRAVDLEECREVDAEYRQLLAEVLV
- the aroH gene encoding chorismate mutase, with the translated sequence MIRGLRGAITIESDRPELVWDETARLVREVVAANHVEIDDIASILISTTPDITSAFPARAVRLMDGWQYVPVMCTHEMDVPNALPLCIRVLIHANVEVAQKDVKHLYLNDAVKLRPDLAQAK
- a CDS encoding thiolase family protein; amino-acid sequence: MREVVIVAAVRTAVGRSKGALSQVRADDLAADVLQEAVRRAGIGKEQVDDVILGCVTQTAEQGGNIARTALLMAGFPDSVPGVTIDRQCGSSQQAVHFAAQAILAGDMDIVIAGGVESMSRVQMGSNMQNAHAGKRLQENYDIIHQGLSAEKIASQWSLSKEQLNSYAYQSHQRAIAAIEAGHFKDEILPIRVPQEDGSVTTFTVDEGPRAETTVDILNGLKTVFQEDGVITAGNASQMSDGASAVVVMSLDKAQELGIQPLAKIVARVVVGSDPTLMLTGPIEATRKALERSGLNIEDIDTYEVNEAFAPVPLAWLQDMGGDPKKLNPDGGAIALGHPLGATGTKLLTTMLYRMERENYRYGLLAICEGMGMANATIIEKM
- a CDS encoding CheR family methyltransferase; the encoded protein is MSDYEQFIEGIKRKTGIDLALYKEAQMKRRLTSLYEKKGYRNFVDFLKALEQDRDLMNEFLDRMTINVSEFYRNGKRWEVLQKKILPKLLQTNKRLKIWSAACSTGEEPYSLVMVLSQLVPLSQIQIIATDLDENVIQKAKLGVYPERSLAEVPSDIKAKYFEQEGSYYRVKDEIKRCVTFKKHNLLNDSYDSHYDLIVCRNVMIYFTEDAKDQIYNNFSKALRKDGILFVGSTEQIFNPARYEFDVEDTFFYRKNS